A window of the Scleropages formosus chromosome 21, fSclFor1.1, whole genome shotgun sequence genome harbors these coding sequences:
- the bcap29 gene encoding B-cell receptor-associated protein 29 isoform X1, protein MSCGKSNKSHDRVERNRHCSAMTLQWTAVASFLYAEIVVLLILCLPFISPHRWRKIFNFNIWNRIAPYWNKGFLTMIIILIVLFLDAVREVRKYSGKESGTGEKLNPNAFDHLHMKLFRAQRNLYISGFSLFLWLIVRRVVTLINQLAVALGTGAALQTQVDGANEAAKRYMEDNEQLKQALREGRTKTAHGNEGLKRDVDKLTKELRTAEDALRRSHAEVDAMRRQMEMLNKEYDRLLREHQELQNSQPGTEDKKDQ, encoded by the exons ATGAGCTGTGGAAAATCAAACAAGTCGCATGACAGAGTGGAGCGAAATA GACACTGCTCAgcgatgactctgcagtggactGCTGTTGCAAGCTTTCTCTACGCAGAAATCGTTGTCCTCCTTATCTTATGCCTGCCCTTTATATCACCTCACAG ATGGCGAAAAATTTTCAACTTTAACATATGGAACAGAATTGCTCCTTATTGGAACAAAGGCTTCCTGACCATGATAATAATACTGATTGTTTTATTCCTTG ATGCTGTACGGGAAGTACGGAAGTACTCGGGCAAGGAAAGCGGCACCGGCGAGAAGCTCAACCCTAACGCGTTTGACCACCTGCACATGAAGCTCTTTCGGGCTCAGAGGAACCTCTACATCTCCGGCTTCTCCCTCTTCCTGTGGCT TATCGTGCGGCGTGTCGTCACCCTGATTAATCAGCTGGCCGTCGCGCTGGGCACCGGAGCCGCCTTGCAGACTCAGGTGGATGGGGCCAATGAGGCGGCCAAGAGGTACATGGAGGACAACGAGCAGCTGAAACAG GCATTAAGGGAAGGGAGGACGAAGACTGCACATGGCAACGAGGGCCTGAAGAGAGATGTAGACAAGCTGACGAAGGAACTGAGGACTGCTGAGGATG CTCTGAGGAGGTCACACGCCGAGGTTGATGCCATGAGGAGGCAGATGGAGATGCTCAACAAGGAGTACGACCGTCTTCTGAGAGAGCACCAGGAGCTCCAG AATTCTCAACCGGGGACTGAAGATAAAAAGGATCAGTAG
- the bcap29 gene encoding B-cell receptor-associated protein 29 isoform X2, translating to MTLQWTAVASFLYAEIVVLLILCLPFISPHRWRKIFNFNIWNRIAPYWNKGFLTMIIILIVLFLDAVREVRKYSGKESGTGEKLNPNAFDHLHMKLFRAQRNLYISGFSLFLWLIVRRVVTLINQLAVALGTGAALQTQVDGANEAAKRYMEDNEQLKQALREGRTKTAHGNEGLKRDVDKLTKELRTAEDALRRSHAEVDAMRRQMEMLNKEYDRLLREHQELQNSQPGTEDKKDQ from the exons atgactctgcagtggactGCTGTTGCAAGCTTTCTCTACGCAGAAATCGTTGTCCTCCTTATCTTATGCCTGCCCTTTATATCACCTCACAG ATGGCGAAAAATTTTCAACTTTAACATATGGAACAGAATTGCTCCTTATTGGAACAAAGGCTTCCTGACCATGATAATAATACTGATTGTTTTATTCCTTG ATGCTGTACGGGAAGTACGGAAGTACTCGGGCAAGGAAAGCGGCACCGGCGAGAAGCTCAACCCTAACGCGTTTGACCACCTGCACATGAAGCTCTTTCGGGCTCAGAGGAACCTCTACATCTCCGGCTTCTCCCTCTTCCTGTGGCT TATCGTGCGGCGTGTCGTCACCCTGATTAATCAGCTGGCCGTCGCGCTGGGCACCGGAGCCGCCTTGCAGACTCAGGTGGATGGGGCCAATGAGGCGGCCAAGAGGTACATGGAGGACAACGAGCAGCTGAAACAG GCATTAAGGGAAGGGAGGACGAAGACTGCACATGGCAACGAGGGCCTGAAGAGAGATGTAGACAAGCTGACGAAGGAACTGAGGACTGCTGAGGATG CTCTGAGGAGGTCACACGCCGAGGTTGATGCCATGAGGAGGCAGATGGAGATGCTCAACAAGGAGTACGACCGTCTTCTGAGAGAGCACCAGGAGCTCCAG AATTCTCAACCGGGGACTGAAGATAAAAAGGATCAGTAG